One window of the Lytechinus variegatus isolate NC3 chromosome 3, Lvar_3.0, whole genome shotgun sequence genome contains the following:
- the LOC121410028 gene encoding adhesion G-protein coupled receptor G6-like isoform X2, producing MTAEEVDSTADILQNITAVNSSEPSVTRSVVETINNLMNVNEDELEEAAAKGSTNRAIRCLETQLQFVDVTTSNGTYKDVQPNLGVQNIENTTNPVCVFWDFDADDGHGNWSDDGCHLTTSGIIHDYRCQCNHLTNFAILMDIYGNTLLTDHQDFVLEIMSYVGCCLSSICLGLTLCTFLSNKKLRKSQANRILASLSASLFSLYITFLLLLSLNHVAMVTCGVIVGFLHYSLLSSVSWMAVESFNMYLMVIRVFDRGGIPHFMIRAACFALGTPALIVGITSGVARQGYMSYSDNNQCGFLTLWPLVGGVLVPLAILIVYDALIFTLVMRRLSRKVAGKQITKPKYLERLHRLQNALALTVLMGLTWGVGFLTSIKVANLAFQIIFIILNSLQGVYLFLFYCLRNPIARMHWRNLLCPRRMQQKEKTTTVVSNCSSSSGNRKGRRSRASQETKTDEGKKIYVEDDKWYRKVGIDFNHVFSKQRVNETSVYTIELSSLPKSMTSTNIPYEGVFAFNNEFVDDNAIGEMEHVY from the exons ATGACCGCTGAGGAAGTCGACTCTACTGCTGACATCCTACAGAATATAACGGCTGTTAACTCATCTGAACCATCA GTGACGCGATCCGTTGTTGAGACTATAAATAACCTAATGAATGTGAACGAAGATGAACTGGAAGAAGCTGCGGCAAAAGGATCAACTAACCGAGCTATCCGATGCTTAGAGACTCAACTCCAGTTTGTTGATGTAACGACGTCCAATGGAACGTACAAAGACGTCCAGCCTAATCTTGGAGTACAG AACATTGAGAACACAACCAATCCAGTATGTGTGTTCTGGGATtttgatgctgatgatggaCATGGTAACTGGTCTGATGATGGATGTCATCTTACTACATCAGGAATCATACATGATTATAGATGTCAGTGTAATCATTTAACCAACTTCGCTATTCTAATG GATATTTACGGCAATACTTTGCTAACAGACCATCAGGATTTTGTTCTAGAAATCATGAGCTACGTTGGTTGCTGTTTGTCAAGCATATGTCTTGGATTGACCCTCTGCACGTTTCTCTCTAACAA AAAACTTCGGAAGTCCCAGGCAAATCGCATCCTTGCCTCGCTCTCAGCATCCCTTTTCTCCCTATACATcaccttcctcctcctcctctcacTCAATCATGTTGCTATGGTAACGTGTGGCGTCATCGTGGGATTTCTGCACTATTCCCTACTTTCCTCGGTAAGCTGGATGGCGGTAGAGAGTTTTAACATGTACCTCATGGTCATCCGTGTCTTCGACAGAGGGGGTATCCCCCATTTTATGATAAGGGCGGCTTGCTTTGCATTAG GCACACCAGCTCTCATTGTCGGGATAACTAGTGGAGTAGCAAGGCAAGGATACATGTCATATTCTGATAATAATCA ATGCGGCTTTCTGACACTTTGGCCACTCGTTGGCGGGGTCCTAGTTCCGTTGGCCATCCTCATTGTCTATGACGCACTCATTTTCACTCTTGTCATGCGACGTCTGTCTCGTAAAGTGGCGGGAAAACAAATTACTAAACCCAAATACCTTGAGCGGCTTCATCGTCTGCAGAATGCCTtggctttgaccgttctcatgGGGTTAACCTGGGGAGTCGGCTTCTTGACCTCCATCAAAGTTGCTAACCTGGCCTTCCAgatcatattcatcatcttAAACTCACTTCAAGGAGTTTACTTATTTCTGTTCTACTGCCTGAGAAACCCAATCGCACGCATGCACTGGAGAAACCTACTCTGCCCACGTCGCATGCAGCAAAAGGAGAAGACTACAACAGTAGTCAGCAACTGTTCGTCGTCGAGCGGTAACCGAAAAGGACGTCGATCACGAGCCTCACAGGAAACCAAGACCGACGAAGGAAAGAAGATCTATGTTGAAGATGACAAGTGGTATCGTAAAGTTGGAATTGACTTTAATCATGTATTCTCTAAACAACGCGTGAATGAGACGAGCGTATACACCATTGAGTTGTCTTCATTGCCTAAATCAATGACGTCGACGAATATTCCTTATGAAGGCGTCTTCGCATTTAATAATGAATTCGTAGATGATAATGCTATTGGGGAAATGGAACACGTTTATTAG
- the LOC121410028 gene encoding adhesion G-protein coupled receptor G6-like isoform X1, with translation MTAEEVDSTADILQNITAVNSSEPSVTRSVVETINNLMNVNEDELEEAAAKGSTNRAIRCLETQLQFVDVTTSNGTYKDVQPNLGVQVSEYSLQLLQTGLTFIYTTDDPRRPLRPEHIFVYIGNSENLDPGDMPIHARISLPTSLGRRIRRNSSRVSFVIYRTTALFMAPWLIEFNAMQTEFSRTANTRVISAAINAMPISNLSDPVMTSYHPIFTKANENIENTTNPVCVFWDFDADDGHGNWSDDGCHLTTSGIIHDYRCQCNHLTNFAILMDIYGNTLLTDHQDFVLEIMSYVGCCLSSICLGLTLCTFLSNKKLRKSQANRILASLSASLFSLYITFLLLLSLNHVAMVTCGVIVGFLHYSLLSSVSWMAVESFNMYLMVIRVFDRGGIPHFMIRAACFALGTPALIVGITSGVARQGYMSYSDNNQCGFLTLWPLVGGVLVPLAILIVYDALIFTLVMRRLSRKVAGKQITKPKYLERLHRLQNALALTVLMGLTWGVGFLTSIKVANLAFQIIFIILNSLQGVYLFLFYCLRNPIARMHWRNLLCPRRMQQKEKTTTVVSNCSSSSGNRKGRRSRASQETKTDEGKKIYVEDDKWYRKVGIDFNHVFSKQRVNETSVYTIELSSLPKSMTSTNIPYEGVFAFNNEFVDDNAIGEMEHVY, from the exons ATGACCGCTGAGGAAGTCGACTCTACTGCTGACATCCTACAGAATATAACGGCTGTTAACTCATCTGAACCATCA GTGACGCGATCCGTTGTTGAGACTATAAATAACCTAATGAATGTGAACGAAGATGAACTGGAAGAAGCTGCGGCAAAAGGATCAACTAACCGAGCTATCCGATGCTTAGAGACTCAACTCCAGTTTGTTGATGTAACGACGTCCAATGGAACGTACAAAGACGTCCAGCCTAATCTTGGAGTACAG GTGAGTGAATATTCTCTTCAATTGCTTCAGACTGGTTTGACTTTTATCTACACCACGGATGATCCTCGTCGTCCACTCAGACCTGAACACATCTTTGTCTACATCGGCAATAGTGAGAACCTCGATCCCGGAGACATGCCGATTCATGCCCGAATCTCCCTTCCGACATCACTCGGAAGACGAATCAGACGAAATAGCAGTCGGGTTTCCTTCGTTATTTATCGAACTACAGCTCTATTCATGGCACCTTGGTTGATCGAATTTAACGCGATGCAAACCGAGTTCAGCCGAACTGCAAACACTCGTGTTATCTCTGCGGCTATTAATGCGATGCCCATATCAAATCTCTCAGATCCGGTCATGACGTCATACCATCCTATCTTCACAAAAGCTAATGAA AACATTGAGAACACAACCAATCCAGTATGTGTGTTCTGGGATtttgatgctgatgatggaCATGGTAACTGGTCTGATGATGGATGTCATCTTACTACATCAGGAATCATACATGATTATAGATGTCAGTGTAATCATTTAACCAACTTCGCTATTCTAATG GATATTTACGGCAATACTTTGCTAACAGACCATCAGGATTTTGTTCTAGAAATCATGAGCTACGTTGGTTGCTGTTTGTCAAGCATATGTCTTGGATTGACCCTCTGCACGTTTCTCTCTAACAA AAAACTTCGGAAGTCCCAGGCAAATCGCATCCTTGCCTCGCTCTCAGCATCCCTTTTCTCCCTATACATcaccttcctcctcctcctctcacTCAATCATGTTGCTATGGTAACGTGTGGCGTCATCGTGGGATTTCTGCACTATTCCCTACTTTCCTCGGTAAGCTGGATGGCGGTAGAGAGTTTTAACATGTACCTCATGGTCATCCGTGTCTTCGACAGAGGGGGTATCCCCCATTTTATGATAAGGGCGGCTTGCTTTGCATTAG GCACACCAGCTCTCATTGTCGGGATAACTAGTGGAGTAGCAAGGCAAGGATACATGTCATATTCTGATAATAATCA ATGCGGCTTTCTGACACTTTGGCCACTCGTTGGCGGGGTCCTAGTTCCGTTGGCCATCCTCATTGTCTATGACGCACTCATTTTCACTCTTGTCATGCGACGTCTGTCTCGTAAAGTGGCGGGAAAACAAATTACTAAACCCAAATACCTTGAGCGGCTTCATCGTCTGCAGAATGCCTtggctttgaccgttctcatgGGGTTAACCTGGGGAGTCGGCTTCTTGACCTCCATCAAAGTTGCTAACCTGGCCTTCCAgatcatattcatcatcttAAACTCACTTCAAGGAGTTTACTTATTTCTGTTCTACTGCCTGAGAAACCCAATCGCACGCATGCACTGGAGAAACCTACTCTGCCCACGTCGCATGCAGCAAAAGGAGAAGACTACAACAGTAGTCAGCAACTGTTCGTCGTCGAGCGGTAACCGAAAAGGACGTCGATCACGAGCCTCACAGGAAACCAAGACCGACGAAGGAAAGAAGATCTATGTTGAAGATGACAAGTGGTATCGTAAAGTTGGAATTGACTTTAATCATGTATTCTCTAAACAACGCGTGAATGAGACGAGCGTATACACCATTGAGTTGTCTTCATTGCCTAAATCAATGACGTCGACGAATATTCCTTATGAAGGCGTCTTCGCATTTAATAATGAATTCGTAGATGATAATGCTATTGGGGAAATGGAACACGTTTATTAG